The Saccharolobus shibatae B12 genomic interval ATCTAAGATAGAGTAAAGTAGAAGTTTAAACAACCTTTCGTCATTACAAGTATAGTAAATTGTGAAGGAGATATCATTATTCGGCAATATAACTTCTTGAGTAAAAAGTGACCCCTCCCTCGCCTTTTGTGTCTTATCATCAATTGAAACTCTAGTTATATAGGAGATACGGTAATCAGCATGAGAAACCTCTATAGTGAAACACCCCGTAAGTGAATCTGGATAACCGAAAAGTTTGCACACATCACAAACCCCTTTTTCATGGGCTTCCTTAATACTTTCAGGTTCAACCTCTCCGCATGACGTGTACCCTTTAGGTAATAAATTGTGTACTGCAGTCCTCATGGCACCTTTTATGCTAGACGGCGGGATTCTAAGTGGGTTTAAAGGTATATCTATAGAGCTTATAGTACTGCCTCCAGCTATTGTAAGTGAAGTCAAGTTCCTCATGCTCACCTTAACCGCTATCATATTCCCACCCTGATCGTTTTTAATATGAAGTAATAATCGTAAAGTGGAAACACGAAATTATTATCTCTACCTTTTAAAATCAAATCAGTAATGTTCCTAATCAAACTACCTTCATCGCTTCTAGCCTTAGCTCTTAATATGTAAGCTAAAGTATTGTAAAACTCATGAGTATCTGCGTAATTGACGAAATTCTCTAAAGGCCTTATCTTATCCCTAATTACCTTTCTACCCTCTTCTGGATTACCGTATAACTCAATCAACTTTCCAAAGTCGTCCAATTCCATTATTTTCAAAAATTTCTCTATATCATCAACGTCATTAGAAACCACCAATAAGCTCTCTTCCTTTTTCCTATAATTTTCTAGATCACTCTTAACAACACCCTCACTGGCTAAAGTTGAGGAAAACACCAAAACCCCTATTGAGGACTTCCCACCTGGTGCAGTTGTCTGAATCTTACTCTCTTCCATGAGCGTGTTTACAGCCCCATAGGCGAATTGCACTGGGTGATCTGGTTTAACTGATATAATACCCACTTTGAACGTAAATCCCGTATACTCCAAGCTCCTCTTAAACATTTTAGTAGCAAAAGGCACGGCTATTGCCGAGGGCTGTAATATCGTAATATCGTCACCTCCCAAGTAAAGTACACCTAGTAAAATCCTTGAAACCAAATCCTTCTTAACCGACTCATCTCCAGAGGCCCTTAAAATGTCCAGTAACGTGTCATAGAACATTTTCTTTACCCCGTAATCTAACCTAAAACTCTTATCGACGTACTCTGAAAAAGTAATGGTATTCCCAAAGATTTTACCAGCGTTATTTCCATCAGCCTTGATAAAGGCGACATACTTAGTGTCAGAAATGTTCCTATATCCCGCAATAATCTCCATGGCGTACTTGCTAAACGTCTCATTATCCTTAGGATCAAACTTTATGTGTTCTTGAGGAGAAATGGGAGAATTGCTTTCTTTACCTTCCTCAACCAAATAATACATTGACTTAAGTTTTGCCATAAAACCTCTATCCCTAGATAGCTCTCTAACTAATTTACAAGTCTCGCATAAATACTCATCCTCGACTACATCAACAGCTGGCCTCACTCCACAATTATCACAAACTCTATGTAAACCATAAGAGTAAATTTTACCGTCTCCAGAAATCAGATACCTCTCATAACTCTTTGACTTCATTTCATCGTAAATCTCCCTGTAATTCCTAATGTATTTCTCATAGGCGAAATCAACAACCTTAACGTCCAATCTAAGATCTAACTTACTAAGGGCAGAGGAAGAAGCACTTCCCAATGTTGTTTTAACGTCATCTTTAGAGCCGAAGTCACTCCTAACTATAATATATGAATGACCACCATAACCACTTAACAACGCCTCCGCCGGAATTCTAGACTTCTTACTAGTCTTTTCGTAATACGCTTGATCTAAGGCTATAAAGGAGTAAACCGAAGTTACAAAGTCAACTAGAAAACTAGCGAAGCTCATTTCCCTTAACTTGGGAAAACTAGTTATGAATCTCTGTATTCCAGGGAAATCAACGTAAACCAAGTAACCTATTGGATTTCCCTCAGTCTTCTGGGTATTAAAGGCTTTATTAATTTCATTATATATTACTCTATATAATCCCTTACTTTCCTCACTATAGGTCTCTTTCCCGTACTTTTCAAGACACTCCATACATTCCTTTGCCTTCGCATCTTTGCCATAACACCAATTGTAGCACTCTCTTATCTTCGTGTTATTTATAGCACCTTTCACTATTTCACTAAACCTATCAGTAGCTGCAGCTAACCTATCAGCATCATTCAAAATGGTCTCCAAAGGAGCGTGGTGTTGTTCAACTAAACTCTTAACCCTAGTTAAATTGGGCTTTAGACACTCAGCTCCCTCAATGACCTCATCCAAAATCTTAATTGACTCACTAACGTGTTGAGTTGGGTTGAACAACTTACCTAGGTCATGAAGTAGAGCTGCAATCCTCAAGTAGTTTAAATCCACTGATCCCTTTTGCAATAACCATACTAGGATTGATGATAATTGAAGGTGAGAGGCTAAAGACGTGAAATTATATCCCGGCCTAGTATCAGCTGGAACGTGAAGCAATTTCTCATAAATTCTCCTCAAAGTCTTCACATATCCTAAAACTTCTTCCATGGCCTTTCTCTGCTCTTCCAGTTTCTTCAATAAACTCACAATATCGTTAACTGGTATGGAATCAGCCATATGCCTATAAACAATGTAAGTGAAGAAGTACTCATGCGGGGTTGAGAGCCTATTACCAGGGACGTAGGAAATCACCATTGGGAGCTTATAAATTATGGAAATTAGATCAGCGAAAATATCTGTAGCTATGGTCTCGTTATTATTTGCCAACTCACAGGCTAAAGCCGAAAATGCTTTCAAAGTATCTACAACGTCCTTCCTTAAACTCTGCACTTCACTTTCGTCTACGAACTCAACTCTCTCATCTGGCAATAGCAACTTACCCCTTATTGTACCTCACCTCCATCTCAATATACCTTACCCCATTACATTCAATTCTCTTCATATTACCTTCCTCGCTTTCATTACAATTCAACTCATATAGGTAATCCTTGCCGGGTTTACATTCCTCTATGTATAAATCATATCTAATACACTTCTTCATTTTACCACTCCTCATTAATATTTCTCGGATTGAATTGTTTAACAAAATCAGAAATATATTTATTACATTCCGTTGGAGAAGTTTTCAAACTGAATCTAACCCTTCCAAACTTCCTATCAGCGAACTTGAACCTACCCAACAACATAACCTTAGAGCTACTACAATCTCTAATGAAGCCAAAACCATATAGCAACATTCCAAGCTCAACGGAATTTAGAGATTTATATACAACTCTTCCAGTGAAAATTGAACCCTTAGTGGCGACTTCGTAATCCCTACCCATTACGTTAAAGTAATCCACTTTACCAGAGGTCATCACGAAATCGCTAAACGATACCCTACTGGCTAACCCCGTATTGCCTAACAAATCGCACACTGGACAAACTTGCGGAAATTTATCAACGTCAAACTTATCACTACCCCTATTGGGATCAGGGTTGAAAATCCTCTTGTATGTTGCGGAGGATGAAGTAGCTTGACCAGTAACTATGTAACATGAACCCGGTACAGATAATTCCAGCCTACTCCTAACCATTCCCTTAATGGTTGATCCCGGGATAACAACTCTATCCTTTTCTTTAACCATCAGAAAAGCTACTCTTGAGAAGTACTGAGCAACATTAGGTATTTTATTTCCCTTTAAGTACTCGTCAACCAATTGTCTAACGTCACTAACACTCTTCATTATCTCCACATCATACTTTCCGGAACCCACGTGTAAGTAGTCGGAAACTACAGCAAACTGTAACTCAATCACTCCCTCTAAACCCTTTTTATCTCTGGGAGTGTAATCACTTCTTCGGATAGGGGATCTTTGCACTATTGAAAACCTCCATGAAGGGTTTCATTTTTTCGAAAAACTTATTTCCATCTTCCTCTTCTAACCCACTCATATCCTTTACTGCAATATCCTCATCCCCAATCTTCTTTTCTCCTACGTCAGTGAACTTAACCTTACCAAACCTCACAAAACCGAAACCTCTACTCTTATGTCCTCCGACTTGCGTAAATCCGTCGTGAACATTCTTCATTATCGTAACCAAGTAACCAATAGCGTAATTAGGTAAATTATAGCCAATCATCTTGAAACTGAACTTCGATCCCGTCTCAACGTATTCCACAGTAACTAAAGCCCTTCTAGCTACAGCACCCTCGCTTCTACTAATCGCTATCATTGACCTGGTATTCAATGAGTAGCTAATGGGAAGCGAATCCAGAAATCTCACGGCACCTATGACGCTCATTGTCCCAAAAACTTTACAGTTCAAGCAAGTATAGTCCCAAAACACCCTTAACGCTTCATTGATATTTCCCCTCAATCCCCTTTCGAATTCCCTCTCCATTTCATTATTGTTCAGACAGTAATCCTTTCCTATACCGCTACAAACCACCATATTTCTTAACCTTAAAATCCTTTCTCCAGTAGATCTGAATATCCCCTTCCACGATGATCCTGGAATTAGCGGTTTACCTTCCGCATCCTTTAGAATGGAATCCCTTGCTATGGAAGCTGGATCAAAACTCTCCCTACCTCCCCCAATCCTCAAAGGAGATTGGGTTTCCACTATACCTTCAATAATTGTAGTCCTCTTTATCACACTTTTATTAATAAAGGAATAGTTAACCATTGCCTCCAATCACCTCTTCTAACTTCTTCACAGTGACGGGGGAAATTAGGTTAGGCGCCTTATATAAGGTCACCTTACCTTCAACTAACTTAATTAGACCATAACCAACACTCTTCCTAGCACCTATGAAAATTCCCTCTTTAACCAAGGTCGCTAAAAGGAACTTTAGGGCATCAATAGACTTCACCTTCCAATCCTCCTTCTCCCCCTCAATTAAGTTAAGATTGTAAATCATCATGGTAAGAGTAAACTCAGCACCGGGATCTACGTAATCCAAATTATATAAATGGCCGGGCGATTGACCACCGAAAACCCTGTTAATTGCAACCATTGTCCTCTGTGAAATCGAATACTTTTCAGCTAAGGAGTCCAAAATATAAATCCTTGAAGCCAAATCCTTAAAACCAAACAATATGCAAGGAATACAATACCTTCTCTCTATAACCTCGTTGTCCTTCTTTTTCTCCTCACAACTAACGCATTCATTATCGTCTAAATCACATACATAATACTTACTATCGTTTAGCGAATTTGTAAAGGATTCTATTAAACTCCTGAACGCCCCCTTTAAACTTGACCCCGGTATGAGAGGTTTATCCCCATATTTAATTATAGGGTTATCTGTAGCTTCAGTGAAATCCTGAGTCTTACCCTTACCTACCCTTAAGGGGGTCTCATTACGTAGCTTACCCTCAATCTTCACAATGCTGGTTATGGCGTCAAGATCCATACAAGACATTTTCACACCTTACTCAAGATACTAACAAGTTCCTTGAAAGTCTTAACATTTCTCACATTATTGTAATTGACACCTAACCCCGTTAAAGCATCATAAACCCACTTTACATATCCCAACAGATTCACAGCTTCCTTCATCTCCTTATCCTTTAAACTAGCTAACAATAACTTCCCTGTCTCCTCGTCAATCTCCTCTCTTCCTGCTTGACGCATAATGTAAAGCAATAACTCATTCATATCCCTTCTACTTTGTAGAAAACTCAACAAACTGTTTATGGTACTTGAATTGACAACTGGTTCATACTTTTGGCGATTAGGTTTTGGCTTTATTGCAGAAATAGCTATTCTAGTAGCAGTATCAAGTAAATTTTGGGAAGACACATATCTATTTACGTCTTTACATATATAAGATTTGGTCATCATAATACCTCCCTTTCTTTTTCACATTTCTGAAAAATCCAGTTCCAAAAACTACAATCTTCCCCCTCTCAGTAACATAGTAATTCCCACTATCAACTTTTTTAACTAAACCCATTTCCTCCAATTTCCTCCTAATCCTTGAGACAGTAGCCTTACTTATGCCCGTAATCCTCTCAATTTCCTCTATCTTATAATGCCCGTTCATCATCTCCATTAATACGACAAACGTTTTATGATCAATCTCAACCTTTTTGAAAATCTCTCCATCTACTTCAATCCTTTCTTTATCGTAAATTACAAACCTCACCTTTCTGTTAATAGTGGAAAATAGGTAAAGCATTGCAATATTGAACCTAATGGAATTAGCAGTAATCAAAACTACGTAGCTGTCCTTACTATTACTGATTTTCTCAGCAACTTTTTCAGCTATTCCCTCAAAACTTAGAGAACTACAATTGTCAATAACTTGAACGTTGTCAACCTTTAACCTAGTTCCTTTAACATCCCCGCAAATTATAGCCTTATTAACGTTCTTCGTATAGTTCTCTAACTCGTAGTTGAGGTAAACCAAATCTGATGCAATTATCGTGACCAACTCACATCAACCCCTTTCACTCTAACAACACCAAACCCATTCCTCCTTGATGAACCAATGCCTCTTGCAATTGCGTTTTCCAAAACCTTAACTAAAATTTCATTCTCTCCCTTAACGGAGTACCTTAACTTTCCAGTGAGTCCTATAACCAACTTATCATCATACCTCACACTTGCGTACTTCATAATTGAGGGCTCTTCCCAAAGCATTTGAGCAAAACGAGAGATCACCTCATTAAGTTTTTTGTCACCCCTATTTAACCCCGTAGCGTCAATAACGTTATTGAAGAAAACGTACTCGGACTTGTTAGTGAACACCTTTTTCTTTTCCTTTACGTAAGGAGACACTATCAATGCCGGTGTCATAATTTCGACCTCGAAGTTTTTCGGGATCGAACTAACCTCGACCTCGTGAACCTCAACGTCAATAACTTTCCAAAAAGTATTGAATAAATGCCTGCTATCTAGATTAATTAAGGCTGAATATACGTTCTTTTCATCACCTCCAATTTCAAAGGAATAAACGTTACTGCCAATGACTTCCAGATATGTTGGGACTGATACATATTTTAGTAGATATTTTCCCTTGTACTTTAGCGGTGATATTGAAACGTTTTTTGGGTCTAATAAAAGGCTCTTCCCAATCTTACTGCTAAAGGGTATAATTGCGTCGTTTTCAGGCTTAACGAAAACTTCAGCAACTATCATTATATCAACCTCTCTAAGACTGAATGTAACAATGAGTTCTGCCCGTAATCCTTAATTCTAGCTGTTGTATTTAATGAGTGCTCAAGACCCTTAATCAACTTACTCAAATCTTCTACATTTATCGTTATCGCTTCCCTACTTGGAGAATATGGAAATACGTTGAAGTGAATTTGAATGTTATCATTCGTCAAGCTAATCACTAAGTTCCCTCCGTCAGCTATTGGTCTATCAGATGGTATCACGTAAACGTTACTGAAGGTAACCTTGATCATGCAACCACCATGCGTAAATACTTCTTTATTGAAATCTTCGTAATTATAACATTGTAGAAGTCAATCCTCTTAACTATGGCGTAATCTGCATCATTGGAGTCAATATCGTAAATCGCTGAAACGAAGCTTGCCCTTCTAGTTCCGTAAAGCCAAGCGTAGAGCGCAGCTTGCAGTATTCCCTTCTTCTCGAAAGTGGGGTCTACTTCTCTTGCAAAGCTCTTAATTTCTCCTGGAATATAGTCTTTAATGAAATCAGGCCGACCGCAAATGTTATCTTTACAAACTCTATAAGCTGGTTCTGCATTAATGAACTCCCTTATGCTATTTTCTAGTGTTACTCCTATGTTAATTTCCTTTATACCGAGGATGTCATTAACAATCTCACTAATAGAATAGTAAAAGTCGTTGTGTTTGGTGTAATTAATGTTCTCAAATTTAGCTTTATAGTTTACTCTAAACGATGCTATTTTGTATAGTTGATACTCTATAGTGTTAGATGGGAACCTCATCAGGCTCACCCCTCAGTTCCCTAATCTACACTATCTTCTTCCTTAATTTGTAAAAAATCTTTATTTAGTTTATTATATGCCTTAGTTATGCAATATCTTTTTACCATTTTAGGTCGTGATTAACTTTTTCATAGCTAGCTTAAAAAATTTTCTGTACTGCATCCTCTCATATAATCGCTCCCTAAAAAATATTAAAAAACATCATTGTAGGAAAAACAGTAGACCGAAAATAGCTATTAGATATTGGATGACGGATATTTTATATCAATTCATTTTAGGACAAGATCTTCTGCTATTTCATGATATATAAGTTTTACTAGCCTATCTTCCATTATCTTTCTTTGAGGTTTTTATGAAAAATCTAGGAATTAACATGCGTAAATGGGAAAATTTATATTCCCTTATCGTCATTTACACTTTAAATTTTTCTTTATCGAAAAGGAAGCGAGTAAGCACATCTATGTAAGAGTTTACTGATAATAATTGAAGCTAGTTCAATTTCAAGTAAACCATTAACTTACGTATTTTAGCTATTTAACCTCTTACTGTTTCAAATAGTGTCTTAACGAATAGAGGGTAAACGAATTCTATATGTTCTTCTATCTTTAAAGTCGTAAACGTAAAGGTTCTCTACATCAATAATTATGGGATCAATAAAAACGTATTCCTTTGCTCCTCCCCTACTTCTTCCTTTTGGCGTCACAATGCCTACATACTTAACTTTAGAAAATAACTTTTTACTAATGGGAATAGGACCAATTCTATATCGAGGAAGCTTAGATAGGGCTAACATTTTTACAGCAACATCTGGGTCATCAGTAAACAAATTTGTCAAATACGTACCCTTTGGATTGTAAGACATAATTACTCCTTTCTCGATTACGAATTTTAACTCAGCCTCACTCGTATATCTGAAGAGAGCATCAGTTTCATAAACTATAGCCCTCCTAGATCGTTGATAAAAACGGCTAGAAGACATCATTAAAGATTAAAGAGAAACATATTTTAAATCTATTGGAAAATTATATCCCTTTTACATTAAGGGGAATTTAAAGTCCCTTTTATTCACTGCTTTTATTAAATTATTATAGCATTCCTCTAAGTCCCAGAGGTATTTCGCTTGAGACTTACCCTCTCGCTTGTCTCCATTCACGCAATGGAATAGACCCTTCTCAACAATTCCTTCCAAATTAACGAAATCGCTTTCCTCAGGAACCTCATGATGGAGCCACCACATTGCATACACTTCATATGATAGCGAAGTAGGTTGTTCTATCGGAGATGGAGTAATATTATCAAAAGTAATTGAAAAGTAATTTTCACGTTCCTTCATGACACGTTCTTCCTCCTTACCCTCAAGCTCATCAACGTGTAGTGGTTCGTATTCACCAAATACAACAGTTATCCTTCTCTGATCAAAGGGAAAAACATCTAGATATA includes:
- a CDS encoding helix-turn-helix domain-containing protein yields the protein MVTIIASDLVYLNYELENYTKNVNKAIICGDVKGTRLKVDNVQVIDNCSSLSFEGIAEKVAEKISNSKDSYVVLITANSIRFNIAMLYLFSTINRKVRFVIYDKERIEVDGEIFKKVEIDHKTFVVLMEMMNGHYKIEEIERITGISKATVSRIRRKLEEMGLVKKVDSGNYYVTERGKIVVFGTGFFRNVKKKGRYYDDQILYM
- the csx7 gene encoding type III CRISPR-associated RAMP protein Csx7, translating into MVNYSFINKSVIKRTTIIEGIVETQSPLRIGGGRESFDPASIARDSILKDAEGKPLIPGSSWKGIFRSTGERILRLRNMVVCSGIGKDYCLNNNEMEREFERGLRGNINEALRVFWDYTCLNCKVFGTMSVIGAVRFLDSLPISYSLNTRSMIAISRSEGAVARRALVTVEYVETGSKFSFKMIGYNLPNYAIGYLVTIMKNVHDGFTQVGGHKSRGFGFVRFGKVKFTDVGEKKIGDEDIAVKDMSGLEEEDGNKFFEKMKPFMEVFNSAKIPYPKK
- a CDS encoding RAMP superfamily CRISPR-associated protein: MIAVKVSMRNLTSLTIAGGSTISSIDIPLNPLRIPPSSIKGAMRTAVHNLLPKGYTSCGEVEPESIKEAHEKGVCDVCKLFGYPDSLTGCFTIEVSHADYRISYITRVSIDDKTQKAREGSLFTQEVILPNNDISFTIYYTCNDERLFKLLLYSILDLRYWRLGRNTMVDVKVNNIEEICKGIKCDDEIKGILNQLSSYLWGENK
- a CDS encoding HD domain-containing protein, with the protein product MPDERVEFVDESEVQSLRKDVVDTLKAFSALACELANNNETIATDIFADLISIIYKLPMVISYVPGNRLSTPHEYFFTYIVYRHMADSIPVNDIVSLLKKLEEQRKAMEEVLGYVKTLRRIYEKLLHVPADTRPGYNFTSLASHLQLSSILVWLLQKGSVDLNYLRIAALLHDLGKLFNPTQHVSESIKILDEVIEGAECLKPNLTRVKSLVEQHHAPLETILNDADRLAAATDRFSEIVKGAINNTKIRECYNWCYGKDAKAKECMECLEKYGKETYSEESKGLYRVIYNEINKAFNTQKTEGNPIGYLVYVDFPGIQRFITSFPKLREMSFASFLVDFVTSVYSFIALDQAYYEKTSKKSRIPAEALLSGYGGHSYIIVRSDFGSKDDVKTTLGSASSSALSKLDLRLDVKVVDFAYEKYIRNYREIYDEMKSKSYERYLISGDGKIYSYGLHRVCDNCGVRPAVDVVEDEYLCETCKLVRELSRDRGFMAKLKSMYYLVEEGKESNSPISPQEHIKFDPKDNETFSKYAMEIIAGYRNISDTKYVAFIKADGNNAGKIFGNTITFSEYVDKSFRLDYGVKKMFYDTLLDILRASGDESVKKDLVSRILLGVLYLGGDDITILQPSAIAVPFATKMFKRSLEYTGFTFKVGIISVKPDHPVQFAYGAVNTLMEESKIQTTAPGGKSSIGVLVFSSTLASEGVVKSDLENYRKKEESLLVVSNDVDDIEKFLKIMELDDFGKLIELYGNPEEGRKVIRDKIRPLENFVNYADTHEFYNTLAYILRAKARSDEGSLIRNITDLILKGRDNNFVFPLYDYYFILKTIRVGI
- a CDS encoding RAMP superfamily CRISPR-associated protein, with the protein product MQRSPIRRSDYTPRDKKGLEGVIELQFAVVSDYLHVGSGKYDVEIMKSVSDVRQLVDEYLKGNKIPNVAQYFSRVAFLMVKEKDRVVIPGSTIKGMVRSRLELSVPGSCYIVTGQATSSSATYKRIFNPDPNRGSDKFDVDKFPQVCPVCDLLGNTGLASRVSFSDFVMTSGKVDYFNVMGRDYEVATKGSIFTGRVVYKSLNSVELGMLLYGFGFIRDCSSSKVMLLGRFKFADRKFGRVRFSLKTSPTECNKYISDFVKQFNPRNINEEW
- the csx7 gene encoding type III CRISPR-associated RAMP protein Csx7, coding for MDLDAITSIVKIEGKLRNETPLRVGKGKTQDFTEATDNPIIKYGDKPLIPGSSLKGAFRSLIESFTNSLNDSKYYVCDLDDNECVSCEEKKKDNEVIERRYCIPCILFGFKDLASRIYILDSLAEKYSISQRTMVAINRVFGGQSPGHLYNLDYVDPGAEFTLTMMIYNLNLIEGEKEDWKVKSIDALKFLLATLVKEGIFIGARKSVGYGLIKLVEGKVTLYKAPNLISPVTVKKLEEVIGGNG
- the cas6 gene encoding CRISPR-associated endoribonuclease Cas6, with translation MIVAEVFVKPENDAIIPFSSKIGKSLLLDPKNVSISPLKYKGKYLLKYVSVPTYLEVIGSNVYSFEIGGDEKNVYSALINLDSRHLFNTFWKVIDVEVHEVEVSSIPKNFEVEIMTPALIVSPYVKEKKKVFTNKSEYVFFNNVIDATGLNRGDKKLNEVISRFAQMLWEEPSIMKYASVRYDDKLVIGLTGKLRYSVKGENEILVKVLENAIARGIGSSRRNGFGVVRVKGVDVSWSR